In Megalops cyprinoides isolate fMegCyp1 chromosome 25, fMegCyp1.pri, whole genome shotgun sequence, a single window of DNA contains:
- the tbc1d15 gene encoding TBC1 domain family member 15, whose translation MSEPVSQRVIVLHFPQTILEQDGIFIHSNTDRTEDQESLVSGLLRIVEKDGETLVEYKPLEDAVDPSNMLCAGKDSSSVVEWNQCPGDRPHSSVVEWNQCPGDRPHRSVEQQLSYETEWDMVNTVSFKKKPYTNGEGVPNHTHERSKWAFFFNLSDLKTIRVKSEGWSYLVFSLKDDTTLPALHFHQGGSDAFLDCLRRYVLLSECPSDQSSLLVCSHSKALSQSFENLLDDTTFGLIQKFKKDPYTTTLGGFSKVTNYIFDAFRGQDLEHQQRPAEEVADLLSEVIPGLEINQQEEPGFEVITRIDLGRRPDVERKEPVSAEDWASHMDSQGRVQDVPHLKEKIFKGGLCHAVRKEVWKFLLGYFPWDSTRDERKSLQKRKTDEYFRMKLQWKSVSEEQEKRNSRLRDYKSLIEKDVNRTDRTNKFYEGPDNPGLILLNDILMTYCMYDFDLGYVQGMSDLLSPILYVMENEVDAFWCFVSFMDQMHQNFEEQMQGMKTQLIQLSTLLRLLDLAFWNYLESQDSGYLYFCFRWLLIRFKRELSFQDVLRLWEVMWTGLPCQNFHLLVCCAILDSEKQKIMEEHYGFNEILKHINELSMKLDVEEILLKAEAICMQIKSCKDLPSSVSEILGFNSEAEAPRLETSEFGMLDSPEPPRAAHRQECVAELISNGNGHLREAAHDVYKLAYIS comes from the exons ATGTCAGAACCGGTCAGCCAGAGGGTAATTGTGCTGCATTTTCCACAGACCATACTGGAGCAGGATggaattttcattcattccaaCACAGACAGAACGGAGGACCAAGAATCCCTCGTGTCCGGCCTCCTGCGCATCGTTGAGAAG GATGGTGAAACGCTGGTGGAGTACAAGCCTCTTGAAGATGCTGTAGATCCATCAAACATGCTCTGCGCTGGCAAG GACTCCAGCTCGGTGGTGGAGTGGAACCAGTGTCCTGGGGACAGACCCCACAGTTCGGTGGTGGAGTGGAACCAGTGTCCCGGGGACAGACCCCACAGGTCGGTGGAGCAGCAGCTGAGCTACGAGACCGAGTGGGACATGGTCAACACAGTGTCCTTCAAGAAGAAACCCTACACCAACGGCGAAG GTGTGCCAAACCACACTCACGAGCGCAGCAAGTGGGCCTTCTTCTTCAACCTGAGCGACCTCAAGACCATCAGAGTGAAGTCCGAGGGCTGGTCCTACCTGGTGTTCAGCCTGAAAGACGACACCACCCTGCCTGCCCTCCACTTCCACCAGGGCGGCAGCGATGCCTTCCTGGACTGCCTCAGAAGATACGTCCTACTCAGCGA GTGCCCCTCAGACCAGTCATCTCTGCTGGTGTGCAGCCACAGCAAGGCGCTGTCGCAGTCCTTCGAGAACCTGCTGGACGACACCACGTTCGGCCTCATTCAG AAGTTTAAGAAGGACCCGTATACGACCACGCTGGGTGGCTTCTCCAAGGTCACCAACTACATCTTCGATGCGTTCCGGGGGCAGGACCTCGAGCACCAGCAGCGGCCGGCCGAGGAGGTGGCCGACCTCCTGAGCGAGGTCATTCCAGGCCTGGAAATCAACCAACAGGAGGAGCCCGGCTTCGAGGTCATCACCAGG ATTGATCTGGGAAGGAGGCCAGACGTGGAGCGGAAGGAGCCGGTGTCCGCGGAGGACTGGGCCAGTCACATGGACTCGCAAGGAAGGGTGCAGGACGTCCCTCACCTAAAAGAAAAGATATTCAAAGGG gggCTTTGCCATGCAGTGAGGAAGGAAGTGTGGAAGTTTCTCCTGGGATATTTCCCCTGGGACAGCACCCGCGATGAGAGGAAAAGCCTGCAGAAGAGGAAAAC GGACGAGTACTTCAGAATGAAGCTCCAGTGGAAGTCGGTCAGCGAAGAGCAGGAGAAGAGGAACTCCAGGTTGCGAGACTACAAGAGCCTGATAG AAAAGGATGTCAACAGAACTGACCGAACCAACAAATTCTACGAAGGTCCAGACAACCCGGGCCTGATCCTGCTCAACGACATCCTGATGACGTACTGCATGTACGACTTTGATCTGG GGTACGTCCAGGGAATGAGCGATTTGCTGTCCCCGATCCTCTACGTGATGGAGAATGAAGTGGATGCTTTCTGGTGCTTTGTGTCCTTCATGGATCAAATG CACCAGAACTTCGAGGAGCAGATGCAGGGCATGAAGACCCAGCTGATCCAGCTCAGCACGTTGCTACGGCTACTGGACCTTGCGTTCTGGAACTACCTTG AGTCCCAGGATTCGGGTTACCTGTACTTCTGTTTCCGCTGGTTACTGATCCGCTTCAAGAGGGAGCTCAGCTTCCAGGACGTCCTTCGCCTGTGGGAG GTTATGTGGACTGGGTTGCCGTGCCAAAACTTTCACCTGCTGGTGTGCTGTGCTATTCTGGACTCAGAGAAGCAGAAAATTATGGAGGAACATTACGGATTCAATGAGATCCTAAAG CACATAAACGAACTTTCAATGAAACTCGACGTTGAAGAAATCCTCCTCAAAGCTGAAGCAATCTGTATGCAGATTAAAAGTTGTAAG GATCTGCCGAGTTCAGTGAGCGAGATTTTGGGCTTTAACTCAGAAGCGGAAGCTCCAAGGCTGGAGACAAGCGAGTTCGGCATGCTGGATTCGCCAGAGCCCCCCAGGGCCGCACACAGACAGGAGTGCGTGGCGGAACTCATCTCCAATGGCAACGGACATTTACGAGAAGCAGCC